The Alosa alosa isolate M-15738 ecotype Scorff River chromosome 3, AALO_Geno_1.1, whole genome shotgun sequence nucleotide sequence aataataaacaataatgtcaaattaattaacagcccaattaaaataaaacaacattatataaaccataacacataagcgcttaaacaactaagtatatgttgaataggaatgtctttactgtagccttcatactgtatgattcatatcaatcattaacctaggaatactttgtgcatttaatgaacattttgtgtaataattcacggcaaattaataaactgaatatggtggtccaagagcagaccatgcaccagtccatgcatcagcccgactgagcagtgatgacagcataggatgagtCAGGTAAGCGTTACGAGAAGCACTGCCGTTAACGTTAACGCGTTCACACATAATaacgatataaaatacacgatgataaatataaaattcaatatcaaaacactattatttacacgattactcatGAAATAACTgatattaactgcacattcactatataaaaatcactgtttggaggaaagggttcgcgtgctgtcgccggttggaaatggcaaaaatcatagactgtatatatagaacataCAGTCTATGGCAAAAATAAATCCCATATTTTGCCtaattattcagtgaggcgcggtggtctatgggatgagtagttcctttgctcggaaatgaaaatatgtacacagtcttgtaccttttttttcttgtacactttttttggattttctcctcgttttttcactcgaaatgatatgttgtatgcttatgagttatgccggAGCTGgatagcctaagacatgctgtaaaactctttagatacggatttttccaaacgtcaatgggagaaatgattatttcttccccaagctcataaaataaatttgggtcgcacataaattgacagggtcagtcggaaaccggaacccaagaaacatttttttaatgcCCCAGAGAGGTAGTCTTACAAGGCAAACCTCTCACTGAAAAATATCCAACAGCCTTGACAGAAAGGGGCTTTTCTGATTGACAACCATGTGACAGCAACAGTCTGGAGTCACTTTGGCTGACAAAGGGGAGTGACTCTCCTATGAGTGACATCTCAGACAGCCAGTGAGAATGGAACTGACAGGTTCCCACAGTGTGTCTCTATCATAGTGAATAAAATCCATCAAACTAACCAAGACAGGGACTGATAATACTAGAGGGGTTGTTCTCTCTTCAGCAAACATATCAGTTAAGCGTAATGGTGAAGTTAGGTTAGGTCAGATCAGTTAAACGAAATTATGAAACATGCACCTACTTTACCTGAGGCTATCTGAGAAAGACTCCACTCCATActtggacagacagtaccctCCACCAACCAGAGACAGCCTGCCTAGGATGCTGGCCACATTAACCACCCTGCCCTTTGCCTTTTTCAGCAGGGGCAGGAATTTGAGGGTCACCTCGATTACACCCATTAAGTTCACATCCAGAACCTTCCGGAAGTCCTCTAGCTGCATCCATTCTGTGGGTCCAATAGGGATGGACCTCCCAGCATTATTTATCAGCCCATAAAGACCTACAACAAGAGCAATGGGAATTACATAATTTGTTTACTAATACTAAATAGATAACATTTCTGATTCTGTTTCAGTATGTTTTCCAGGAATTAAGTCCTGCATTTATGTTCTTGAACTAAACGGGTCATCCCTGGACCAATACAAACAGACAGCAGGCCCTACAGTAAGTGTTATAAATCCATTCAAAATGAGGGCCTCATTGTCGATGTCAAATTGCTTTTTTTAGGCTACATATCCCATCCAAAGAAAGTGGTTTGAAAAATATGCAGATTTATGGGTCAGTTTCAGGATGTCAAGAACCCCTTTCTCCACTTTATCTTCCCCAGTACTTGCCTCAGACTAGCACCCTATCTACCCCCTGCTGTCAGATTTACCTCGCTCCCCAGTTTCGCGCCGCACCATCTCCACCGCCCTTTCAATGCTCGCGCTGTCGGTAACATTGAGCAGAACTGTCTTCAGCCGGTGGGAGGCTGCAGTTTTCAAGTCAGACGAACCTCTTTCCGTGAGACATGCTGCTATTACGTGAAATCCCTGTCGATCAAGTTGCTTGGCCACAAGGTTTCCGAACCCGCTATCGCAACCAGTGACAAACACATGCTTTTGATCGAAGTCGTCAACCTTCAAAGAATCTCTGATGTACCAAACAACAAAGACGGTggcagcaacaaacagcaatgtGTGAGAAAATATGTAAGCGAACACCTGTAATGACAGAAACAACGAGTAAAGGAATGTTTTAAAGGACATTAAACttctaggctaggcctactgtaggctaaactTACTCaacattgtagcctagactCGTTTGCTGAAACATCCTCAAAACATTggctaggcctactggttaacgtAGGCCAAAAATTCACTGGGTAGGCAGGGTACAGTAAACAAAATTACTCATCCTCACCTGATCATAAGGGAGAGCGTGTTCTACTTCGGTCACCTGTAGAAATAGGTCAGGTCAAATGTGAGTTCAGAGATCATGGTGATACGGAAATCCCCAGCCTTTTCCCTTAAataaatagtagcctatacataaACCTTTGGACTCATACAATTGAACAAATGTAGGCCCAGATTCACATTTTGTTAGTGTGTGAAAATGTTcttcacacattttgtaaatatagAGATATTCATTAACTGCGGATTTAATAGCCtaggtgaacccagacaaaccttGAATTTGCTCTACAGGCCCGTCTGGAAAGGAGCCCATTGACGCCTGTTTCCAACGTCCCGTTTTATGACTTCCACAGGTGTAACCAGCCAGGGGCGCcgctagggttgtattccatagtacACACTATGTGCGGCCCAGGGTGCCATACCCCAACCCGCGAAAAAGGGAAATAAACCAATGAGTCTATGTCGCGAATTTCGCAATTTGTGTtggagaaaaaaacagctaatACCCTAGTAACCTACTGTACTAGCAATAAGGATTTGCTTGCAACACCCTAAATACCTTGCACTGCTgcttggttgtcccaaacttttaaATGATccataccgtaatttcccaactattagacGAGGTTTATACtattgcaaaatttcttcaactatgaggttaatacagaggggcagttaatatataagggataatgtatagaacgccggtcattatcgggaaataggtcccaacctaggctatagcctatttgttaccgtttcatcgtggcttttgctgagaaacaaatagttcgcaacaacacacgctgaacttgaatcaaacattctttagaacacagctgatcaaccgtctgctttcacttttgaatgaagttccagtccttgcgtagtgatatgaaagacgtgaattagaagcacaaaacccattttccttgacagcggtctgttatacttagcaacggtctgttatcgagaaatagcagaccaccgaacgttgggaaggcccattcaagtgaatggagcattctgcagcattatgaagagccgtgtaataaggtATTAATATGGGTTTGTTTTTTTagcttgcataaaacactgtcctgcggtttatacacaatgcggctaatacacaggaaattactgtgcTCTACGTGTTAACTGAATCTTAACCGGCTAGTTATCAATCTTGAAACTTGAACGGCAAAATTTTCCAAATAGAGTGCCTAATATCACTGCTGTCAGCATCACTACTGAGAACAGTGCGTCTTTTACTGTTAAAtgcctgaaaaatattaagctgctgttttcttttcatgacgcaCTATGCTTGAATGATTTTTGAATGGAACATTGCGTTTTTAAGTGCCAGAATTGTTTATCATGTTACGACAAattttacaccaatcatcagcCTTCTAATGTGTCATTATGCTATGAATCAGGAAAAGTCCGCTCTCTTTGCCCCAAACAGGCTATCATTTGCGcgtgaagcatgtttcaatcaagacattacacaagctatttttattgtagTTATATTGAataatttcacaaataaagccGTGAAAAAAAATGTAGGCACAGTGTGTACATGACTACAGCTGCCGACGCCAATGTAACCTGCAGTGAAATGAAAGTTTGCTCATTAAAGTCTTACCAAACCATTTTAGAAGTGCAGCAAGCATATGTTTCTTggaaacaaaggttttaaatgcagtcgtttactcaattccaaagaaaatacacgttCCTGGGTATTTGGTGATTTGGAAACGGACTTCAATGGGCTCGTTTCCAGACCAACCTGCAGAGtgaattcaaatttgctaataGGTTCGTGTGGGTTGACCCAGGCTACAGATTGTTTTACTCCACCACCAGATGACATGTGCTGTTTAACTCTTCATAGTGGAAATTAAATCCTAATGCTTACTTTCATGCATAATGTACAGCCAGAAAAAGCAGAGAATCGACAATTCTGACTGTGTAGagttaaaataaaattattttagaaTATATTAATGTTTAGTATTCCACTGAACTCACCATGATTGCAAGCACAAGCAGCTCAGCGTTTCATATGTTTTTTCTCCTAAGTCCTTCTCAAATATTCTTCTTATAGACCTAAAACGCCACTGTGGACTGAACGCAGTTACTTCTGACTTGTTCTCTGGTCCTCTGTGCTATGTTGAGCCAAAGATTTGGTGAGGGGGCTGAGTTGCAGCGGCGAAGTGTCAAAGGTCTGAATATAGGCACACAGGTAAACATGTCTGTGACCATTGTGTAATGATCTTCATGAACCCTGTACACGCACAATGTGGCCCCGTCAGAAATCTCTGCACAACTGAGTTATGGACTTCCGCTGTTACACAGGACAGTTCTCCACAAATTGAAAACAATTAACTGGCAATTTGATAAACAGGGTTCCCataggtcatggaatttctgaaaTATCATGGAaatttggaaagtctattccaaagatggaaagtcagggaatttataatttttggggcaaagtcatggaatatcagggaattttgttgtagcagtttaaaatgtacttgccaaaatacattaatacaaatgtatttccattcagaattggtgtatatctggttattagcactcactgcttgcttgagtagctcaacattgtttattcaatgcacatttattcatctcctgctctaaaaaaaaagtaaaagattcttgaatgctacgtggctgctctgaaatcattagtcggtatattgtaccattcattatatcgtaagtcatggaaattcaggttttttgtcagggaaaattcatggaattttacatttgactaagagtgggaaccctggatAAAAGAATGGCACATGTGCTTTAAAGGTGAAGGCACATAAGTACTGTGCAGTCCTTCAACCCCAGAGACATATGGGTAATTTAATTTCACTACCAGGGCAAGTGCCTGAGATTACCTGCATAtgtagtatgtgtatgtatgtgtgccagAAAATGCATGATGATAATTGTAAGTATTATAAGTTTAGCCTTCAACAGATgtgtattaaaacaaataaagatATTTCAAGGTTTAATTTTGACACTTTTGAAACAAACTGCTTACCCTGAATGTGAAACCACCTACGATTGATTGGAGATGTCCATATCCAAAAGGTCTTTGTTGTGTGATCATAAATGCATATAACATGATTCAAGAATGTTTTAttcttttttgaaaaaaaagacaagtgaaatatcaatatttgtgaAATATCAATAATATCAATTTGTGAAATATCAATAATA carries:
- the rdh1 gene encoding retinol dehydrogenase 1, with the translated sequence MVTEVEHALPYDQVFAYIFSHTLLFVAATVFVVWYIRDSLKVDDFDQKHVFVTGCDSGFGNLVAKQLDRQGFHVIAACLTERGSSDLKTAASHRLKTVLLNVTDSASIERAVEMVRRETGERGLYGLINNAGRSIPIGPTEWMQLEDFRKVLDVNLMGVIEVTLKFLPLLKKAKGRVVNVASILGRLSLVGGGYCLSKYGVESFSDSLRREMKHFGIKVSIIEPGFFKTAVTRLDLIDADLQRLWDRLPSDIRDSYGPQYLEKYLKAQSFSMNILCSSDISKVTSCMQHALMAKHPRTRYAAGWDAKLFWIPLSYLPAFVADFINDILLPAPKQC